The Archocentrus centrarchus isolate MPI-CPG fArcCen1 chromosome 13, fArcCen1, whole genome shotgun sequence genomic interval aaaagggaTATTATATCCATAAATATACATAGATTAGTGTGTTATTACATCTTCCAATAAATTGATGCGTTCTTTTAAACTTGTaatgaatccattaaaaaaacttGTAATGAATCCATTAAAAGGAGCGAATGCCGGTTTGTGGAAGCTGTCACGTTCTCCCACTATGTTTGAATACAGTAGTCAGGAAGGACATCTCTCTGCTGACCAACTGATACTCATACTGTATATAGTACACTAATGGCGGAGGAGAAGGTGGTTGTGTGTCATGGAGGGATGGTTAAATTTGTGGCTGCACCatcagactcaagatatgaatGATCATACCTttgttttatcatctgagaagGGGTCCCCACCAGGTCCCCTTCACCACTGTATTATTAAATGAACAGCTAAGAGAGCCAGCTGGTGGCtatagtttcatatttacatACTGTACGGTGTTGTATATTGAAGTTTTAAGAGCTTTTAGCTTCCCAAGCACAATAATTTAGACTTCACAAattgtgaaaagaaaaatgtaattattataataaaggATTCAGGGCCACCATCAGTCTAGAACAGACAACTGGCAGCATATTCACAAAGGTGTCGATAACACAGCACACACTCTTTCACTATGATAAAGAATACTAGATGAGGAATGCAAAATTCCACCCAAGTGCTTTGTTCTACAGTATACTTAACATGGACTACACAATGCAAGTCTCCTCGACTCTAGTTATACTGAGGAAAACCTGCTTCAGTATCTGTGTACAACTCTTAATTCTAGCTCCAAACAACCACCGATAGGCTTCTTCAATCCGTACCTGAGCCTGCTCCAATATGACATGAATGCAATAGAATCCCTGTCACACCATTTCtatagtaaaaaacaaaaccaaaaatatccaaaaacaaataagtaacaGGCTTCATAGGCCAGCATTTAATAAAGCGACCGTGTTGTGCAAAAGGTATGAGCCACcagtcatttctttatattttgctagtaaaatgggaaataggtgcagtgattggtgcaaaaatactattttatttgtgttatcTTTAGAAGTTGTCATAGATTTCAtatattcaattaaaaaaattgtgttttgtaACGGGCTGCTAGCAACAAAATTCCTaaagattcattttaaaattggttctttactAAGTTTTTTGTCATGTGTAGACTGGTTTATCCCTTGAGTTACGTGCCTTTGTTGGTCAGTGTTATCTGGCTtaacaaacattcctctgaaaatggccatttacaaggactggactgaaaatgagtgaaaaggcaGGCAATGTCCAAAGAGAAACTTTGAAAGAACTTTCAAAGCCTGGAGAATTACTGCTCAGgaccacttttaaaaatgacaaagatcCTTGGacgcaaaatataaagaagtgaggggtgactcgagacttttgcacagtgccgTATGTTTATAAATCCACTACTGTGACCGAAGTGTGTAACATCAGTATAAAATGTGTTGCAGTGTTCGGAGAGTGTGTAAACTCTTGCCTAGTTGTAGTCGTTTATGTTTTCTCACGACCTGACAAGCTAAGCTCCAAATTCGAACATGTTGGCGCACAGCTCAGAGAAGCGTACCTGCGTGTTTGGGTCGGTGCGCATATTCATGCgttgttttctgtgcatgtaATCTGTCTATCAAGTTGTTGCTGAGATCAGATGTCTTGGCCTCTGTGGACCGCTTGGTGTGAGATAAtccagataaacacacacacacacagaagcaggcACGCACGCCCACACACACGACTAGACACAGTGGTTTTGTGTTTCTGACCTGCTGTCTATCCTCTTAAAACTGTTTGCTGGATATTGGTGTTGTTTATGCTCAAATAAAAGCTCCATAAAACTAATTCCTGAAAACAGTTTCATAGTTTCAGATGTCAGAATAACTTCAAAAGTTAGCTTCAAAAGTTTACAGCTACCCCTTTTTGAAACATGCTTTTAATGTCGTGGGACAGCTTAGTAATATCAGTCTTGCCTAACACCTTTAAAAATTCAATTTTTGCTACTTATTGTCTTCTTAGTTATAGTAGCTGAAGATCCAACGTTATAAAGAAAAGTACATTTTCTCAGCACTAATGAAAATGGTTTGCAgctccctcttttttttgttcctggAAAGGGAGCTGAAAAATAGATAATGTTGTTATAGTAAAAAATTGTGCAGCTTCATTGAAATGAATCCTCTGTGAAATTGAGGTCATAGAGAATAATGTGCAGAAATGACGCTCATCTCTAACTGAGAACATCTGTACTTTCAGGATCAGATTAATCCTCATCTGAACACGGCCTAAGTAAGTTTTTCTGGGCACATCGAAATTTGAAAGGAGTGATCTCAGACAAAACACggcatgtttttttcttagGCTGCAACTCCTCCTTCTGGAAAAAGTTAGGAGGATCTGTGCTGTCTGATGCAGTGCATCCATGACTCCTATGTTCAGCTTAACCCGACTCCAAACGTGATAAAGTGAAACTTTGACAGGaattttcattgtatttatttagctATTTTTCTCTTGCCTGCCTCAAGGAACATGTGTATCCagagtcattttcatttttcagaagTGTCtttcaacaggaaaaaaaacaaaacctttttaaaggtttttaaatGCCACACCTTCCTAAAATGTTTACAGTGAAATGTAGTTATGATGGTTATGGTGAGTTTTTAAATACTTTGGGAGCACTGCTCCTGTGAGCAGCTGCAGGCGCAACTTCTCCAGTGCTGTCTTTGACATTTTAAGGCCGGTTTACAAGTCTCCTTTGGTACTTCATCCTGGCACAATAGCCTCACTGTTACACGCAAGACACACAAGCTCAGATTATCAGACAGGCCAGTAAGATAACACAGTTCAAACTCTACTGTGAGTTGTACAACAGATCAGTTACTAGGAGAGCCAGTGTAATCCAGCCTCCACTCACAAACttggcaacaacaacaaaaaaaatctacaaaaaaaaaagtttgcttcaTAAGGGAAACCTTTCAGAAAGGGAAGAGAAGCTTCACCTGTGCTGAACCAGAACCTTGATGCATTGAAGTTTCCTATTTTACAAACTGTTCCAgcaaaactgttatttttttaatgctacaaCTTCCATTCTGCCCTAAGCCATCCCCAAAGAATGCAGTTTGTCTtcaaatttttttctccttattttttccccttgatttcaaatgaaatgcagtttgtttccctttttcccTCATGTAATGTTCTTTGGATCAGAAGCAGCTGAATGCAGTGTGCCAGTGTACCAAGAGTATCGACATAAGGATCACAGTGAGAACCTGGAAGGAAAACTTGGACTAAAGCATAGCCTTAAAACAAGTGATAGTGTAGAAGACTTAGCACTATGTGGAAATGTGCTAGCAGAAGAATCAAGTATACTTATGTACTGTAGTCAGTAGGGTAAATCGGGTAAATCCAGTGGTATATTAGTAAAAAAGGATCTGGTTCCATATTGTTCCGAACATGTCTCAAAGGATAGAAAGAGATAACAGTTGCAGCTTATAGTCATTAGACTGAAGGGAGCTGTGAGGGTTTAGAGATTTATTCGGGCTTTATTGAAGCGATGGCAGTATCCTTCATGCACGGGGCCAGGGGGTCCTTAGGGTCAGTTAGAATTGGGATATGACCATGAAACTGGTacagcagtatctgaaagtttACTGTGAGCATCTGTTTGATATTCAAACGTGCAGGGTATATCgcacagcagaagactgggGATATAGCACAATTTGTGCAGATGCTTGTACTGTATCTGTGTAGGATTTTAGGAGTCAAAGGGTGTAACGGAGGTTTACCGCTGGGCCAATAGTTGGGCGTCCAGCTAGAGTTCTTAGGGCTGTCTGCCATTTGAGTGCCAGCCATGACCTCTTTTCTGCCTGTTCGTAGCCACAAAGCCAACCAGGTCACGCGAGGGAACGAGGTGATTTATACATACACATAGATATGGATGGATCAACACAGCGCACAGAgtcaaaaatctaaaaaaaggGGAATTTTGGCACATTTAACAACCAAGAAATGCAACACTGCTCTCATGCAAATGAGTATTAACATgcttttaaacatatattgGCTTGATTTATTCCTCTATAATTGTTCAGGCATTTGTTTCTAGTGAGAAAATGAATACCCACAGAGAAGAAGATACCATAGCAGAAACAGGCCTGATCTGCAGCACAGGTTAGGACCTGCTTTAATCCTTGACTCATTCATGCCCACACTCAAACAAGCACAAGGAAAATGAAGCGTGTGAGGCCGATTGATTGGATCACTTTCATCGGGCATGCAGATTATATTGTCGGGTCATCGGGAATATAGAGCCTGGTCAAACCAACGAACAtgaacctgcaaaaaaaaaagacatagaAGGAAAGAATGGGCAGTTATTAAGACAGAGGAGCAATTATTGTGACAGAACAATCACAAACACTTCCACgctccacgcacacacacacacacacacacacaactcaaaACTGATACACTCCTTGTGAGAAAATGTATCTACaccgaaacacacacacacacgcagaagaGGCAGTTGCAGGCTCTCATCACAGCTGAGGAGCTGCCTATTCATCTGCACATAAGAGGACAAAGCGAGCGTACTGCACTCAGGAAATTGCTGCCACGCAATTTACAATCGTTAAGCAGCGGTGGAGGACACGGTCACATACGCACTCCTGCACTTTCATCCAAACTATCATTTTCGtgctcacccacacacacatatatgcagccgcacacatgcacgcaagAACACACTGGTGCCGGTTGCCTCTCTAGCTGAATCTTTGAACAGTTCAATGAGGCCTCTTTTCAGCAAAGTGAATAGCCCCTCTGATTCCCCACCATGCTTTGTGTGTAGGTGTATGTGCCGCGCCATGTGAGTTGGTGCGCGTGTGTCATGACTGCCAGACTTGTGTGCACGCAccgtgtgtttgcgtgggtccTTCATCCTTTGTGTGGGCCCAGCTGAGGGGTGAGAGCTGTTTTGCATGTGGCCCGGCCTCACAAACGAGCTGTTCAGTCCATATTTGAAGCCTCGGGGAAGCTTTTAAACAACTTGGTCTTTCACTGCCTTTTAATTTTGATCCTGAGACAAGATCACCTCAACCCCAACCAAGTGTGGAATCTGTGATTGTTCTCAAAGGTCACAGACGTAATGATAAAATGATAGCGTCTGCTTTAATTTGCTGCTGGGTTTGATTCATTGTGCAGACGTCTGCCTGCATTGCCACCGTTGGATTTGTCATATTGCAGTTTATATGTTTCCAattgaaaatgttttcaattaTGCATACCATTTAGTGCATGCTTTTATCTAAAGAGCCTTACGGTAGGATGAGAGCATACTTTTAGTGTGTACTTCTTCCCCTAAATCTCCCCACTAAGGTAGAAAGGACCACttacaaataaaaaagtttttttttttagtttgtctgtttgtttgtttgtttcttccaGAGAAATAAGTCAGTTTGCTCCATCACTTACTCTGTCCAGTCTATTTTTAGCCTCTTAGTAGAAATAGGTCTCCCTCTAGTGAGAGCAATGCGTAACAGGTCTCTAAAGGGATCGCCATGTAtctaaatgacatttttttgagTCACCGTAAAGACTTGTGCACATATTTATTGGAACAGcgataaaaaaaagtaaatgtgcatttttcatttattatgaCTGATTAAATGTTGAGTTTTTGATATTGtttcctttcctcctctccaccatttttctctgcttttttttgccACCAACCTGCTTTCCTTCCTCTGCCACACTTTTCTATTTTGATctgctttttgtcattttttaccCCCCCCTCCTTCTGCCTCTCCTCCATCGCTTCCCTGTGACATCTTAATCCAGGTGATAATTTACCAGGGCGGTCGAGTCTTCAGCCTCTCCAACCACCTCAATGGTCGTGTGGGCTTCGTTGCCACCATGCCAAGTACAAGTGCCTCCATCTTCATCAACAACACCCAGCTGTCCGACACTGGGACCTACCAGTGCCTGGTCAACAACCTCCCAGACAGAGGGGGGCGCAACATTGGTGTAATTGGACTCACAGTGTTGGGTAACTAAgcacttttttatatatatatatatatattttttttacaaaaacaacaataaaaaaggacatgaagGAAACAGTTGCCCTCTTCATAACCTGAGAGCATGTAGAGCTCTCCAGTGCCAGCTGATGTCAGTAAAGGACAAAATGATcctttttttctgccatttgcAGACCTCTAAAGAACGACAAACAGCACAGTCATCACTGTGACAAGGTGGAAACCTTTCACTTTGTCAGGAAacaacagcattttatttttttaggagTGCAGGATATAAGTGCTATTTGATTAATGAGATTCTTCACCTTTTTTGAATATGCAATTCTCTCCACTGTTAGGAGAAAATTAGTTTTGCTTTGTAAAGTGGTTAACGCAACACCGCCCACTCTCTCCATCTGCCAGTGCCCCCCTCGGTGCCAGCATGTCGAATCCAGGGAACGCTGGAtgtaggaagtgacatcatgctGATCTGCAGCTCAGAGGAAGGTATTCCCACACCGTCCTACTCCTGGGAGAAGTTGGACGCACTGCCCAAGCTGCCGCACAACGCCATGCAAGGTATTACAAACAAGCTGGCCGTCGGAGTTCCCTTTTGCCCCACCTTCGCTGGTAAATCTCACACGCATAGCGTAGCTCAGACTCAGCACCAAATCCACCATCACTGCCACCTGTCATGTGCCAGGCCTGAACTAatgccccccccctcaaagATCCCTCCACTGACCCTGCTGAGggtgatgatggatggatggagtgacTCAAACCTGTGAATTTGTGAATGAGCTTGTGTGCATCAGCAATGTGTTTCTGTAAGTGAGCAAAGTGATATTGTTTGGTGGTGCTCCTCCCTCATGCTGAATACCAACACTGAGCCATCGTGAGCTGGGAGGGTGTCACTATGGCGATCGCAATACATGAACCTTCTTCTGCCATCCAGCTTTTAACAGTCACAGAAACTGTTGGTTTTCAGCATCAGAGAGGACCGGTGTTGTGGACTCTCCTTTCTTTTCCAGCTGTGCCCACTGCACAGTGAAATAATCTTCGTCACCAGTCTCTTGCGTTGTCTGTACACTACTGGTCAGTAGAAGCCTACTGTGCAAAGGTCACATCAGTTGCAGACAGCAGAGTatcataaaagtaaaatatttctcttttgACAGGTATGGAGTCCAATTACCGAAGCACTTGCAGAGGGAGAATAGGAAATTTGTACTGAGTAAATCATAATTGCAAATTAGGCTGCAAAGGTGGTTGAATAAATGTCAATTATCTGCTTTTGTGATATGCTAATTTGCATGTTCGGCAATCAGCCCTTTGAAATGATAACATCGAAAAGCACTTCAAAGAATCTATTTCACCACAAAATGGTGTGGCATTAACAcacatgaacaaacaaacaacaacaccaaaaacaacctgtcacaaaaacaagttTTTTAGTCTAGATTTTGGAAACTAATTCTCAGTTTTCAGTACTTTATTTCAATATTTTTGTCTAAGAGCATTTTAAATGTCTATTGATACAGACTAgagtccattaaaaaaaatccaattataTGCAGCCAGATAAAATAATCTTGAATCTTAACAAAATCTCCCGCTTGTTAGCTTGTGTAGCCTATAATATGACTCACTGCTGAAGGTATAGTCATAGCTGAAGGCATTACTTACAGTTTAAATCATTTAGCAACCTCAAAATTAAATTTAGCATTTATGTATAATGCATTATGTATTTATCTTTTGATTAATGTATTTGACATATCCTCTTACATAAAACAATaaccacaacaacaaacaaacataacaaaagtgcttttaaatattcaggtttgttttctgctgctggCATTTGACTCAAACTGTAAAGGGATCCTGGAATCCAGCGTCACTCCTAATCCTCTGTGTGTTTAGTTtgacacagacagctgtgacATCTGTCATGTCACTGCCAAGAAAACTGTTAAAGATCTGGCTGACTTCCTCTACAATGGAaatttaaagaagaagaaggaaaaaaaaaaagcttatgcAATTTAAATGAATCCAGTAGTGTACAGCTCTGTGATTCTAATCTCACAACTCAACCCTTTCATCATTTATAAAAAGGAATGCAGCTTTATTGTTCTACTGCACAGCGTGCTTGCACAACTAGGATTAGGAAGACTATAGCACCCTCTATTGGTAGTTAGTAGAAGTTGTttagttcaactttttaaaGTGTAAATGAGAGTAGATTTAAATGAACTATTATATAGTATATAAATGTGCTTTTTGTTACGCAGTGGGTCATGTGTGAGTTACAACACGGGCTCCCTATGGTTGTGTTTTAGTAACTTTAATTACTATGTGgctgtgtgcgcgcgtgtgtgtgtgtgtgtgtgtgtgtcctccagaCCAGATGCAGGGCACTGTTACACTGAGAAACATCAGCACCACCACCTCAGGACTCTACCAGTGCACGTCCAGCAACGCTATTGGAAAGAGCACTTGTCTGCTGAACCTGCAGGTTGTTGCACGTAAGTAAACTCAAATGCACTGCTGGAGCGCACTGTGACTATCACATACACAGGTAAGGTGACACATGTCGGTTCGTTTAAGGCTGTACATATAAAGATGGAAAAGCTGCGCGCTCACTGGCAGAGGGGACGTCTTCTCGTTGACTGACGCTtgtcaaacacagacacaagcgAGCAAACAAATGTGAGAAAAATGCAGCCAAACAAAGGGCACAGCCAGAGTTTCTTGCACATAGCAGCACTTGACATCTGACaccagcaaagaaaaacagagctggTAAAAGTGACAGGGTCAGGCAGTTTTGATAGGCTGACAGAAGGGACTGTAACGTGTTTTCTTTGGTCATCTGACAGTGTGTGACGGGCCGGGGCTCTGGATCTGAAAGATCCTGACTGAGTGCTGAGTCTGTCAGACATGCAGTGGCTCTCAAGCACTTGAAGAATTGCTGACATAATACAGATGTAAATGCTCatgaatgggattttttttttttttttgttaaatacgATTCCAAATATTCCTGAATAtttgctgaaagaaaaaagtctgtttGCTTTTTGAAGAGGCAACTGAAGCccatataaaaacaaaagcattctCCATATTGTTTAACATGGAGCGTCCCAAACTCAGGTCTCAACTCCACAGTGAACTGTAGTTCTTCGCTCTTTAATAAAGTTAGAGAGACATTAGAATTGAAAGTATGTTTTTTGGCAAGCACTTCTCTTATGCAAAGTTGTAGCAGCTGGATTTCGAAAATTGTCATCTGACACAGAAATGGTCAGTTTTAATACATCTGGGGCTCTTTCATTAAGGCATGGGAAGTTCTTCACATGTTCAAAAAGGGgtcctatttttttatttttttttctttgactatTTGGAGGCCGCCAGCCTCGATAGGCAATTGGCTGATGTTGGAGGATAATCAGCTGAGCTAATTTCCCATGGGACTGTAAAAGCTGGACTGTATGCTCAGTCGGTCTTTCCCTTCCTTTGCTTTTATATGGCCTTCTAATACCAatgtggatatatatatatatatatatatatatatatatatatatatatatatatatatatatatatatatatatatatatatatatatatatatatatatatatatacacacacacacacacacttatgtaCACTTGCTTAATTTTCTTCTTTagtgaaataaaatggaatCACTTTACTTAACTTTTTTATGTATTGGTTTGGCCATGTCATCCAGCTCTCTGTTCACTTCAGAGTTAACTCAGAGgaattcaaattattttaggCAAACGTGTCAAACCTCCTTTGGTCTCTCTGTCCTGCAGCTCAGCCTCAGAGTGTGGGTCTAATAGCAGGGACCATTGCTACAGGAATCTTGGCAGTCGTCATCTGTTCCCTGTTAGTGGCAGTCACGCTCTTCTATTGGAAGAACAAGAACAAATATGACGAGGAGGAGATCCCCAACGAGATCAGGTTTGGCTTTGATcgatgtttttccttctttccttttgcTTTCCCAGAAAAGTGCTTTGTTGCGTTGCAAAAATTTCAATCTAATGTTTGTTAAGAAGAAATATTATTATGTGACTGGTGTGAAAGTGTAGTTGCAAGCTTGCACACTCACCATGTTTGTTAGGTATATCTGTAATCGCTAATGCAGCAGCCCTGCCAAACTGCACTTTTATGGAGCGTCTGCATTACACTGTGGTGTATGCATTTATTCAGACAGGATTCAGATGGGATACATATACAGTAGGTATATGATTTTCAGACTCATATGCattatattatttaattattatttgtagctgttgattattttattttactaatgTGATTTGTCTGCAAAATAATAAGTGTGGGGCACAAAGTCCAAAATAAAGTGGAGTAGAAGCAGAAAGTAGCATaacagaaatatttaaataaagtacAAGTAGTGTACATTAAACCTGTATTTTTGTAAAGTACTCGAGTGAATGTACTCAGTTACATTCCTATCAGTCTTATCCATACTGTCATCCAATGGTGCTGGGCTTTGTAAGATTAACAGCACTCTAGTACAATAGCACTACCGGATACCAGGGACCAAACCAGTGCATGGATGACCTCTGTGAAAGGTGAAACTTATAGACCTGTGTAACGCTGACCAATGGAAAtgacttatttttttgttgttgtttttgtagctctctctctctctctctctctctgtttgaagACTCCTGCTCGTCTCCATTTTGTACAGTGTTTGTCTTTTATCATCAAAGCGTTTTGGGCGTTTATCAAAACCTAGCAGCACAATATTGGTTATATTTAATTTAGTGTTTCTGCTGAAGTCAAGCAGGGTTTGTTTACTCAGGTAATCACGCACTTAGTGTTTCAGACTGTGGCAGGGTGACATTTACGGCCTGTTTgatgtattttaaaaatcagagcGATGCAGCATTGGCTTTGCAGCTCCTGTCGTAGAATATTAAGTGTGTCATCACTGAAATGGCAACTCAGGAACCTACACCAGAAAACTGCTTATATGTTGTTCCTAATTGTGGGCTAGTTTGTCCTTTTAAACCTCTGTCAGTTTTTTACCTTGGCAGCAAATTTGCCACTAAATTATTCCAGGAATCATTTGGAGGATAAATCAGGATATTTGCAGATATCTGTAGCTTTGACTGACTGGGATAGCATTAAAATTCCCCATCCACTCCTACACCTCTGCTTTTCCACAACACAGAATCACAAAGAATATATTTGATCTTATAGCCCCAGCTCCCATCATAATTCCTcatgaaaacaggaaaacagaatGACAGGAAGTTTTTGGCGGCTTTAGGcaaaatacttttaaatacaCGCAGAGAACATgacactgtttattttattacttatgtatgtatttattttaaattaatatttttgtcattttgacacCTTTGTTGCTTTTCAGTGATTATGACATTATGATATTTAATAGAGTCCACAAAGGTCAAAGTGCACGCATGGATTCATAAGTACTGTGCAGAGTCTCAGCAGAACTACGCTCTGAAGATGATTTTTTATGGAAATTTATGCTGAATATTTGAAGCTGATCTCACTGTCCATCAAAGCAAGACATATTTCAGATCTTTTTGCTTTGCTATAAGAAAAtgcatcacttaaaaaaaaaataaaaatcattaaatgGGTTTGTtctatataataaaaaaaacagctttttgagttttttttccttgaaaacTATAAATGTTGATAATGAGAAGTGAGATTTAGTTGAAAATTGTAAGTTGTATGTAAAGTTGCACACGTCTGTCCAGCTAAACTGATTGAGCACTCTTTCAAATGTCTCCTCAACAGAGAGGATGACCTTCCTCCTAAGAGGTCATCATCAGTAAAGGCTTTCCATGCAGACGCCTCCTCCTCAGAGAACGACACGCTGACATCTACCAACACGTACAACAGCCGTTACTGGCACAACCCCAAGCCTAACTATGACACCAACTCCTACACGCGCTACAATGGAGACACTCGCCAGACCTTCTCCGCTGCTGCTCATGGCACACACGGACACGGACAAGGCCAGAACACAGCGCACGGCCACGGTACAGCTGTCTCAGCTCCAGGCTCAACCCCACTGTCCCGCCATCCTCCACCCACAACAGCAACGACATCGTTTGCCAACGGCAGCCACACCCTCCCGCCACCAAAGACTCTGGTGGTCACCACAAACTCTGCCCCGTCCCCACCCGCCATGGTGCGCAGCAACGGCTCTGTGAGCCTCAAACCGGTGGTGACGTCCGCACACGGGCAGCACACACACTCCTACGCCGTGAGCCAGGCTACCCTGGAGCGGATGGGGGCAGTGCCGGTCATGGTGCCTGCCCAGAGCAGAGCGGGCTCACTTGTTTAAAATCAAGTTTGAGGAACTATTAGCTTTCAAAACAAGACTAAATGAGTGTTCGGGTGCAATGTTTGGAATCCACTGATGAGAAGCAGACTGAATATGGGCTGAAACAGCCCGCTGCCCTTTACAATTGTGTCTTTCTGTATGTCTCGACCTTTTTATCTCCAAACAAACTGGGATTTTACAGTGCAGAGTTCATTTGATGCCAATTCCTTGATGGAccggtgtttttttcttttgttttcgttttgtttttttgtagacGAGCACTACACAGTATGTGACCACCCCCCCCTTTCTAGATGGATTTAGGAACTATTTTTAAAACCATCTGGATGATTTCACAAGGCTGGAGTGAAACATCCTACAGAGCCTGGATTCTCAGGTGCTTTTCAGGGCTGGAtcattgtgatgtttttttgttttgttttgggtttttttggcatAAAGCAACACACATCTCAGTGTGTCCATACTGCATGGCCAGACAAAAGCAAGCTCGGATTCCCAAATAAATGCATGTGACCCCCCGATTCAGGACATAAGAAGTCAATtttatgtttggttttttttttggtttgtttgttttttcattttttaacgCTGTTGTAATTGTGGTTGATGATAATGATGGAGATGATGAGGATTCTACATGAAAACGTGAATGTTTCAAAGTGTGTTGGCAGTACCCCAAAGATGAAggtaaatgaatgaaatgatggGGTTTCAAATGGCCTTAGAAGCTAAGAGAGGGGGTGTTGGGTGTTACTTGGTGCAATATAATGCATAAGATACATTAAGTCACTGAATGAAAGCATTTTAATTAGGTTTTTGCACTTTTCAGAGCAATTTTATATAACCTTTGATGATTCATGAATACTAACAATATGCTTTTCccataaaatataaattcaaaTGATTCCACATTCAGAGTAGTGGTAATACTTGAAGAGAGTACCAGAGAAAATTTGGGCACCACTTTCCCAACAGAAAgctactgcccccccccccgccgccTATATTTGAGCTTGAACATGCAGATGGATCTCAGTGTTCGCTGTCCTCGTTCTTGCTGTTGTCCTCGTCCGGTTCATAACACGTCATTGCTGCTTTGAGAAGATGTAGATAAGATGATAGCTTATTTcataaatg includes:
- the igsf11 gene encoding immunoglobulin superfamily member 11; translated protein: MVKFHNSDLWIAWMVIFCMEGSRFDLHIGKVCVQALDVTVSQSSVQVARGQAAILPCSFTTSAALTNLNIIWMVIPLSNANQPEQVIIYQGGRVFSLSNHLNGRVGFVATMPSTSASIFINNTQLSDTGTYQCLVNNLPDRGGRNIGVIGLTVLVPPSVPACRIQGTLDVGSDIMLICSSEEGIPTPSYSWEKLDALPKLPHNAMQDQMQGTVTLRNISTTTSGLYQCTSSNAIGKSTCLLNLQVVAPQPQSVGLIAGTIATGILAVVICSLLVAVTLFYWKNKNKYDEEEIPNEIREDDLPPKRSSSVKAFHADASSSENDTLTSTNTYNSRYWHNPKPNYDTNSYTRYNGDTRQTFSAAAHGTHGHGQGQNTAHGHGTAVSAPGSTPLSRHPPPTTATTSFANGSHTLPPPKTLVVTTNSAPSPPAMVRSNGSVSLKPVVTSAHGQHTHSYAVSQATLERMGAVPVMVPAQSRAGSLV